The stretch of DNA CGCGCTTGATCGAATCCAGCAGTTCGGAGAACAGCGTAAACGACTCGCGCTTGTACTCCTGCTTCGGGTTCTTCTGGGCGTAGCCACGCAAGTGGATGCCGTGACGCAGGTGGTCCATGGTCGACAGGTGGTCTTTCCACAGGTCGTCCAGCACGCGCAGTACGATTTGCTTCTCGAAGGTGCGCAGTGCTTCGGCACTCGCCTGCTCTTCTTTCTCGTTGTACGCGGCCAGCAGCTCGGTCATGAGCTTCTCGCGCAGGGTTTCTTCGTACAGGTGGTCGTCTTCGTCGAGCCATTGCTGGACCGGCAAATCGACACCGAAGTCGCTCTTCAACGCAGCTTCCAGGCCGGCAACATCCCACTGCTCAGGCAGGGACTGTGGCGGGATATGGGCGCTGACGGTGGCGTTGAGCACGTCCTGGCGGAAATCGGCAATGGTCTCGCCGATGTTGGTGGCGGCCAACAAACTGTTACGCATGTGATAAATCACTTTACGCTGTTCGTTGTTGACGTCATCGAACTCGAGCAGTTGCTTACGAATGTCGAAGTTACGGCCTTCTACCTTGCGCTGGGCCTTCTCGATGGCGTTGGTCACCATGCGGTGTTCAATCGCCTCACCGGACTGCATGCCCAGGGCTTTCATGAAGTTCTTCACCCGATCCGAGGCGAAGATGCGCATCAGGCTGTCTTCCAGGGACAGGTAGAAACGGCTGGAACCGGCGTCACCCTGACGACCGGCACGACCACGCAACTGGTTGTCGATACGGCGCGATTCGTGACGCTCGGACGCGATCACCTGCAAGCCGCCGGACTCCAGCACTTGCTGGTGGCGCTTCTGCCAGTCGGCCTTGATCTGCGCGATCTGCTCAGGGGTCGGGTTGTCCAGGGACGCAACTTCCACTTCCCAGTTACCGCCCAACAGGATGTCGGTACCACGACCGGCCATGTTGGTGGCGATGGTCAGTGCGCCCGGGCGACCGGCCTGGGCAATGATCTCGGCTTCTTTTTCGTGGAACTTGGCGTTGAGGACCTTGTGCTCGATGCCTTCCTTGGCCAGCAAGCTGGACATGTGCTCGGAAGTTTCGATGGTGGCAGTACCCACCAGCACTGGACGGCCCTGGGCCATGCATTCCTTGATGTCGGCGACGATTGCAGCGTATTTCTCGTCGGCGGTCAGGAACACCAGGTCGTTGAAGTCTTTACGCGCCAGCGGCTTGTTCGGCGGGATAACCATCACCGACAGACCGTAGATCTGGTGGAATTCGAACGCTTCGGTGTCGGCTGTACCGGTCATGCCGGACAGTTTGTTGTACAGACGGAAGTAGTTCTGGAAGGTGGTCGAGGCCAGGGTCTGGCTTTCAGCCTGGATGTTCAGGGCTTCCTTGGCTTCGATCGCCTGGTGCAGACCTTCCGACAAACGGCGACCCGGCATGGTACGACCGGTGTGTTCGTCGACCAGTACGACCTGGCCGTCCTGCACGATGTATTCAACGTTGCGATGGAACAGCTTGTGAGCACGCAGGCCCGCATATACGTGGGTCAACAGGCCCAGGTTGTGCGCCGAGTACAGGCTCTCGCCTTCGGCCAGCAGGCCGATCTGGGTCAGCATGTCTTCGACGAACTGGTGACCGGCTTCGTTGAGTTCGACCTGGCGGGTCTTCTCGTCGATGGTGAAGTGACCTTCTTTGGTCACCACGCCTTCCACTTCCTCGATGTGTTGCTCAAGGCGCGGGATCAGCTTGTTGATTTCGGTGTACAGGCGCGAGCTGTCCTCGGCCTGGCCGGAAATGATCAGCGGGGTACGGGCTTCGTCGATCAGGATGGAGTCGACTTCGTCGATCACGGCAAAGTTGAGTTCGCGCTGGAATTTTTCTTCCATGCTGAACGCCATGTTGTCGCGCAGGTAGTCGAAACCGAATTCGTTGTTGGTACCGTAGGTGATGTCGGCAGCGTAGGCGGCGCGCTTCTCTTCCGGCGGCTGGAACGGCGTGACAACGCCGACGGTCAGGCCGAGGAATTCGTACAGCGGACGCATCCAGTTGGCATCCCGGCGGGCGAGGTAGTC from Pseudomonas sp. NC02 encodes:
- the secA gene encoding preprotein translocase subunit SecA, translating into MFAPLLKKLFGSKNEREVKRMLKTVQLVNAFEEQMVALSDEQLRAKTEEFKARIAKGETLDKLLPEAFAVAREAGKRVMGMRHFDVQLIGGMTLHEGMIAEMRTGEGKTLVATLGVYLNALSGKGVHVVTVNDYLARRDANWMRPLYEFLGLTVGVVTPFQPPEEKRAAYAADITYGTNNEFGFDYLRDNMAFSMEEKFQRELNFAVIDEVDSILIDEARTPLIISGQAEDSSRLYTEINKLIPRLEQHIEEVEGVVTKEGHFTIDEKTRQVELNEAGHQFVEDMLTQIGLLAEGESLYSAHNLGLLTHVYAGLRAHKLFHRNVEYIVQDGQVVLVDEHTGRTMPGRRLSEGLHQAIEAKEALNIQAESQTLASTTFQNYFRLYNKLSGMTGTADTEAFEFHQIYGLSVMVIPPNKPLARKDFNDLVFLTADEKYAAIVADIKECMAQGRPVLVGTATIETSEHMSSLLAKEGIEHKVLNAKFHEKEAEIIAQAGRPGALTIATNMAGRGTDILLGGNWEVEVASLDNPTPEQIAQIKADWQKRHQQVLESGGLQVIASERHESRRIDNQLRGRAGRQGDAGSSRFYLSLEDSLMRIFASDRVKNFMKALGMQSGEAIEHRMVTNAIEKAQRKVEGRNFDIRKQLLEFDDVNNEQRKVIYHMRNSLLAATNIGETIADFRQDVLNATVSAHIPPQSLPEQWDVAGLEAALKSDFGVDLPVQQWLDEDDHLYEETLREKLMTELLAAYNEKEEQASAEALRTFEKQIVLRVLDDLWKDHLSTMDHLRHGIHLRGYAQKNPKQEYKRESFTLFSELLDSIKRDSIRVLSHVQVRREDPIEEEARLRQEAEALAARMQFQHDEAPGLEAPEVLGEEVDVALAQAPVRNEQKLGRNELCWCGSGKKFKHCHGEIN